The following coding sequences are from one Armatimonadota bacterium window:
- a CDS encoding NAD(P)H-hydrate dehydratase, which produces MKLVTSEQMRTIERRAAEIGIPTTILMEHAGRAVAQVACKFLEERGGGRVLVVCGKGNNGGDGLCAARHLQNAGVPVRGMLLARDQDLSGDAAANLRAARAAGIEVDNVVGPVDTALRAAARGYQLVVDAIFGTGFRGPAVGLTARAIEILNDARIPILSVDVPSGLEADTGRVEGPCVRATITVTMGFPKVGMVVYPGAEFCGQVVVADLGIPRTLVEDLGIRTELSTVAQVRTLLPPRAPDTHKGTYGRVLLVGGSSWFSGAPRLMALGALRTGAGLVRLAVPESIYPAVASSVVEAMPLGLPDEGGVLCAASLEAILELVQEADVVGIGPGLTTRGDVPHLVREVIRTSPRPVVLDADGINVLAGHPEVLREARSPVIITPHPGELGRLLGVSTAEIQRGRIHAAQSTSRITGAVTVLKGARTVVADPNGRLVVIPTGNPGMATGGMGDVLTGAIAALIGQGLGPFDAAWVGAFLHGAAGDLVAASLGDRGLLAREVADAIPLVIRRIQEGTMPEPVTYLHAARPS; this is translated from the coding sequence ATGAAGCTAGTAACCTCGGAGCAGATGCGCACGATTGAGCGCCGCGCCGCGGAGATCGGAATCCCCACCACGATCCTCATGGAGCACGCGGGCCGTGCGGTGGCCCAGGTGGCCTGCAAGTTCCTGGAGGAGCGGGGCGGGGGTCGGGTGCTGGTGGTGTGCGGCAAAGGCAACAACGGGGGGGACGGATTGTGCGCGGCCCGGCACCTGCAGAACGCGGGCGTACCCGTGCGTGGGATGCTGTTGGCCCGGGACCAGGATCTCTCCGGAGACGCGGCGGCAAACCTCCGGGCAGCCCGGGCGGCCGGGATCGAGGTGGACAACGTGGTGGGCCCCGTGGACACCGCCCTTCGGGCCGCGGCGCGCGGCTACCAGCTGGTGGTGGATGCCATCTTCGGCACGGGGTTCCGCGGGCCCGCGGTGGGACTGACGGCCCGGGCCATCGAGATCCTCAACGATGCCCGGATCCCCATCCTGTCCGTGGACGTACCCTCCGGCCTGGAAGCGGACACCGGCCGGGTGGAGGGACCCTGCGTGCGGGCCACGATCACGGTCACCATGGGATTCCCGAAGGTGGGGATGGTGGTCTATCCGGGCGCGGAGTTCTGCGGACAGGTGGTGGTGGCGGATCTCGGAATTCCCCGGACCCTGGTGGAGGATCTCGGGATTCGCACGGAGCTCAGCACCGTGGCGCAGGTCCGCACCCTCCTCCCTCCCCGGGCCCCCGACACCCACAAGGGGACCTATGGCCGGGTGTTGCTGGTAGGGGGGAGCAGCTGGTTCAGTGGAGCTCCGCGGCTCATGGCCCTGGGAGCCCTGCGTACGGGCGCGGGTCTGGTGCGACTTGCGGTACCGGAATCCATCTACCCGGCGGTGGCCAGCTCCGTGGTGGAGGCGATGCCACTTGGGCTTCCGGACGAGGGAGGAGTCCTCTGCGCCGCTTCCCTGGAGGCAATCCTGGAACTGGTGCAGGAGGCGGATGTGGTGGGAATCGGCCCGGGCCTGACAACCCGGGGAGATGTCCCCCACCTCGTTCGGGAAGTGATCCGGACCAGTCCCCGTCCCGTGGTCCTGGATGCGGATGGGATCAACGTGCTGGCGGGGCATCCGGAGGTCCTGCGGGAGGCCCGTTCTCCCGTGATCATCACCCCGCATCCGGGGGAGCTCGGCCGTCTCCTGGGAGTCTCCACCGCGGAGATCCAGCGGGGACGGATCCACGCGGCCCAATCCACCTCCCGGATCACCGGTGCTGTGACGGTGCTCAAAGGTGCCCGGACGGTGGTGGCGGACCCAAACGGCCGGCTGGTCGTGATCCCCACCGGAAACCCCGGGATGGCTACGGGCGGCATGGGCGACGTGCTAACGGGTGCCATCGCAGCCCTCATCGGCCAAGGCCTGGGTCCCTTCGACGCCGCCTGGGTGGGTGCCTTCCTGCACGGGGCTGCAGGCGACCTCGTGGCGGCCTCCCTCGGCGATCGGGGCCTGCTGGCCCGGGAGGTGGCGGACGCCATCCCCCTGGTCATCCGCCGCATCCAGGAAGGGACGATGCCTGAACCCGTGACCTACCTCCATGCGGCCCGTCCAAGTTGA
- the pxpB gene encoding 5-oxoprolinase subunit PxpB encodes MRYHPARDRLPPLPAPAQGLSVAVRLVPFGRCAVLVELGEEISPRMLSRVLSVDRALRQIPGVRETVPAYGSVLALLEGPADVRAVEQALAERSGEPEPLTRSRTHEIPVAYGGVHGPDLDRVAAWAGVSPEEVVALHSGTEYLVYMLGFAPGFPYMATVPDRIAAPRLPRPRTAVPPGSVGVAGRLTGIYPAPTAGGWNLLGRTSLLVFDPTRSPPALLEVGDRVRFFPVPPEEFQEPPPPPAPPREGRPAIAVLRGGLCTTVQDLGRSGYRRYGVPPSGAMDPESLRLANECVGNPPEAAGLEFTWPAPALEALVDLVMALAGADFAPELSGRPVPLYQPVRWRRGEVVRFRGRRHGMWAYLAVGGGIQVPPVLESHSTHVRARLGGLEGRPLRTGDVLSVGRGMGGGRPPSPEPKAGPIRVLPGPHLGAFAPGAFERFVASAYMVSAQSDRSGYRLEGPRIPHAGSGEILSQGMIPGAVQIPPDGQPIVLMRDGPTTGGYPVLAVIPEEELGRFAQYGPGQAVRFAAG; translated from the coding sequence GTGCGGTACCATCCCGCACGAGATCGTCTCCCGCCTCTCCCCGCGCCTGCCCAGGGTCTATCGGTAGCCGTGCGTCTGGTTCCCTTCGGCCGGTGCGCGGTACTGGTGGAGCTGGGAGAGGAGATCTCGCCCCGGATGCTGTCGCGGGTGCTGAGCGTGGACCGAGCCCTCCGCCAGATCCCGGGGGTGAGGGAGACCGTGCCCGCCTACGGCTCGGTCCTGGCCCTGCTGGAAGGCCCCGCGGACGTACGGGCCGTCGAGCAAGCCCTCGCAGAGCGGTCGGGAGAACCGGAACCCCTCACCCGCAGCAGAACCCACGAGATCCCCGTCGCGTACGGGGGAGTCCACGGGCCGGATCTCGATCGGGTTGCCGCATGGGCGGGCGTGTCCCCCGAAGAGGTGGTGGCGCTCCACTCCGGCACGGAGTACTTGGTGTACATGCTGGGGTTCGCTCCCGGGTTCCCGTACATGGCCACCGTGCCCGATCGGATTGCGGCACCCCGCCTCCCCCGACCCCGGACCGCGGTCCCCCCTGGATCCGTAGGGGTCGCAGGCCGCCTCACGGGCATCTACCCCGCGCCCACGGCGGGAGGGTGGAACCTCCTCGGGCGCACCTCCCTTTTAGTCTTCGACCCCACCCGGTCCCCTCCCGCGCTCCTAGAGGTGGGAGACCGGGTGCGATTTTTCCCGGTTCCTCCGGAGGAGTTCCAGGAGCCCCCTCCTCCCCCCGCGCCCCCGCGGGAGGGGAGGCCGGCCATCGCGGTGCTCAGGGGAGGACTGTGTACCACGGTCCAGGACCTGGGGCGCTCGGGGTACCGGCGCTACGGGGTACCACCTTCCGGTGCCATGGATCCGGAGTCCCTGAGGCTCGCCAACGAATGTGTGGGGAACCCGCCGGAGGCCGCGGGCCTGGAATTCACCTGGCCCGCACCCGCCCTGGAGGCGCTCGTGGACCTGGTGATGGCACTGGCGGGTGCGGACTTCGCCCCGGAGTTGTCCGGAAGACCTGTCCCCCTTTACCAACCCGTGCGGTGGCGGCGGGGAGAGGTGGTCCGGTTTCGGGGCCGCCGGCACGGTATGTGGGCCTACCTCGCGGTTGGCGGTGGGATACAGGTCCCCCCGGTCCTTGAAAGCCACAGCACCCATGTCCGGGCCCGCCTGGGAGGGCTGGAAGGCAGGCCTCTCCGGACCGGGGACGTGCTCTCCGTGGGCCGTGGGATGGGAGGAGGGAGGCCTCCCTCCCCCGAGCCAAAAGCAGGCCCCATCCGGGTCCTTCCGGGTCCGCACCTCGGAGCCTTTGCGCCCGGTGCCTTCGAGCGGTTCGTGGCCTCCGCCTACATGGTGAGCGCGCAGAGCGACCGTTCCGGATACCGCCTCGAAGGCCCCCGCATTCCCCACGCAGGCTCCGGCGAGATCCTCTCCCAGGGCATGATCCCGGGCGCCGTGCAGATCCCTCCGGATGGGCAGCCCATCGTCCTGATGCGGGACGGCCCCACCACGGGCGGATACCCCGTGCTCGCGGTAATCCCGGAGGAGGAGCTGGGACGGTTCGCGCAGTACGGGCCCGGGCAAGCGGTGCGGTTTGCGGCGGGCTAG
- the nagA gene encoding N-acetylglucosamine-6-phosphate deacetylase: protein MILAAGRVLGATREFAPGHVVVRSGRIAAVGEGIPRDADWVFPTGHLVPGFVDLQVAGGFGVDLLTADEAQVDELSRRLATTGTTGFLATLVSAPVDRLRHALRVLRRARPLGAALLGVHLEGPVLNPARAGAHDPRHLRAPDDPEVWRLIADALPDLRMCTLAPELAGAEALIRRLREEGVVVAIGHTDATYEETRRALQHARMATHLFNAMRGLHHREPGVVGAVVEDLRCLVGLIPDGVHLHPAVVRLVYRLVGPDRVVLTTDACAAAGMPPGTYTLGGRKISMGPDGTCRLPDGRLAGSSLRMDQGIANLVRWGIPLADAVRGASTTPARLLGLTDRGILLPGMRADLCVLDEEFRAVFTLVAGEIAFPAGA from the coding sequence GTGATTCTGGCCGCGGGTCGCGTCCTCGGGGCCACCCGGGAGTTCGCTCCCGGCCACGTGGTGGTACGGTCCGGACGCATCGCGGCGGTGGGGGAGGGGATTCCCCGGGACGCGGACTGGGTCTTCCCCACAGGCCATCTCGTCCCCGGGTTTGTGGATCTCCAGGTGGCCGGCGGCTTCGGCGTGGATCTTCTCACCGCGGATGAAGCGCAGGTGGACGAGCTATCCCGCCGCCTGGCCACCACGGGAACCACGGGGTTCCTCGCGACCCTGGTGAGCGCCCCGGTGGATCGGTTGCGCCACGCCCTGCGGGTGCTGCGCCGCGCGCGGCCTTTGGGGGCCGCGCTTCTGGGTGTCCACCTGGAAGGCCCGGTCCTCAACCCCGCCCGCGCCGGAGCCCATGACCCCCGTCATCTGCGGGCCCCGGACGATCCGGAGGTGTGGCGGTTGATCGCGGACGCGCTCCCGGACCTGCGAATGTGCACCCTGGCCCCAGAGCTTGCGGGCGCGGAGGCCCTGATCCGGCGGCTCCGGGAGGAGGGGGTTGTGGTGGCCATCGGCCACACGGATGCCACCTATGAGGAGACCCGGCGGGCCCTGCAGCATGCCCGAATGGCCACGCACCTCTTCAACGCCATGCGGGGATTGCACCACCGGGAACCGGGAGTCGTGGGAGCCGTCGTGGAGGATCTCCGCTGCCTGGTGGGCCTCATCCCGGATGGCGTGCACCTCCACCCCGCGGTGGTCCGGTTGGTGTACCGGCTGGTGGGACCGGACCGCGTCGTCCTCACCACGGATGCCTGTGCGGCCGCGGGCATGCCGCCGGGTACGTACACCCTCGGCGGCCGGAAGATCTCCATGGGGCCTGACGGCACCTGTCGCCTGCCGGACGGAAGACTGGCCGGAAGCAGCCTGCGGATGGACCAGGGGATCGCCAACCTCGTGCGGTGGGGGATTCCCCTCGCGGACGCGGTACGCGGCGCCTCCACCACCCCTGCCCGACTCCTGGGCCTTACGGATCGGGGGATCCTCCTCCCGGGGATGCGGGCGGACCTGTGCGTCCTAGACGAGGAATTCCGGGCGGTCTTTACCCTGGTAGCGGGGGAGATCGCCTTTCCTGCCGGGGCGTGA
- the nagZ gene encoding beta-N-acetylhexosaminidase: MRRARTMDHLHDLVGQRFVVDFAGTELDPTVERLVREGRVGGVILFPKNVASPEQVRSLVADLQRLAREASLPPLWITVDQEGGWVNTLRDVPLCPSPMALGASGEEADAYEAGRVTGAVLRWLGINANHAPVLDVNTNPQNPIIGPRSFGQDPRTVARLGCAYLRGLQSCGILGIAKHFPGHGDTAVDSHLDLPVVPKRRGELEQVDLLPFRASLEAGAEALMTAHVLYPALDPDLPATFSRRILRDLLRGEMGFEGVVFTDALGMGAVRGRWSRAEAVVQSLRAGADVLLNLGSPEEQWIGIQAAREAVLQGCLSWSELREGVRRIERLKRGHALLPAEEASPPLAALEQKVQELARRGLTLVRQARIPLPPGRTAVLCLGLEEGSVFIRELRSVFPQVEAVPSLEDLARGAWENVVVLSSGWRKGTHTGLVRELWARYRERLVVVGAGAPYELAAFPEVRSYLVAYGPDPASLRAAARALAGHLKPTGRLPVTIPGALP, translated from the coding sequence TTGCGGCGGGCTAGAACCATGGACCACCTCCACGACCTGGTGGGCCAGCGGTTCGTGGTGGACTTCGCAGGGACGGAACTAGACCCCACGGTCGAGCGCCTCGTGCGGGAGGGGCGGGTGGGTGGGGTGATCCTCTTCCCCAAGAACGTGGCCTCCCCCGAGCAGGTGAGAAGCCTGGTGGCGGACCTACAGCGGCTTGCCCGCGAGGCTTCCCTCCCGCCCCTGTGGATCACCGTGGATCAGGAGGGGGGGTGGGTGAACACCCTCCGGGACGTTCCCCTTTGTCCCTCCCCCATGGCGCTCGGCGCCTCCGGGGAGGAAGCCGATGCATACGAAGCAGGGCGCGTCACGGGAGCCGTGCTCCGGTGGCTGGGGATCAACGCCAACCATGCCCCTGTGCTGGACGTGAACACGAATCCGCAAAATCCCATCATCGGTCCCCGGTCCTTCGGGCAAGACCCCCGCACGGTGGCACGCCTGGGGTGCGCCTACCTACGGGGTCTTCAATCGTGCGGCATCCTCGGGATCGCCAAGCATTTCCCAGGGCACGGCGACACCGCGGTGGACTCCCACCTCGACCTCCCCGTAGTTCCCAAAAGGAGAGGGGAGCTTGAACAGGTGGATCTCCTGCCCTTCCGGGCTTCCCTGGAGGCCGGGGCAGAAGCCCTCATGACCGCCCACGTCCTCTACCCCGCCCTCGATCCGGATCTCCCCGCCACCTTCTCCAGGCGCATCCTGCGGGATCTGCTGCGGGGGGAGATGGGGTTTGAGGGCGTTGTGTTCACGGACGCCTTGGGCATGGGGGCCGTGCGCGGGCGGTGGAGCCGGGCGGAGGCGGTGGTGCAGAGCCTCCGGGCTGGTGCGGATGTGCTCCTGAATCTGGGAAGCCCGGAGGAGCAGTGGATCGGGATCCAGGCGGCTCGGGAAGCCGTCCTGCAGGGTTGCCTCTCGTGGTCAGAGCTCCGGGAAGGTGTGCGGCGCATCGAGCGCCTCAAGCGCGGCCATGCCCTACTGCCCGCCGAGGAGGCTTCCCCGCCTCTCGCGGCGCTCGAGCAGAAGGTCCAGGAGCTCGCCCGGCGCGGGCTCACCCTGGTTCGGCAGGCCCGTATTCCCCTTCCTCCAGGCCGCACCGCGGTCCTCTGCTTGGGGCTCGAGGAAGGGAGCGTCTTCATCCGGGAGCTCCGGAGTGTCTTTCCCCAGGTGGAGGCCGTGCCCTCCTTGGAGGACTTGGCGCGGGGGGCGTGGGAGAACGTGGTGGTACTGAGTTCGGGATGGCGCAAGGGGACGCACACGGGCCTCGTGCGGGAACTCTGGGCACGCTACCGGGAGCGGCTCGTGGTGGTGGGGGCCGGGGCCCCGTACGAGCTCGCGGCCTTCCCCGAAGTCCGGAGCTACCTCGTGGCCTACGGGCCGGATCCCGCGAGCCTGAGGGCTGCGGCGCGGGCGCTTGCGGGGCACCTGAAGCCCACCGGACGGCTTCCGGTCACCATCCCCGGAGCTCTGCCGTGA
- a CDS encoding Trm112 family protein: MVDPELLALLVCPVCRTPVRPEGDCLVCTRCGRRYPVREGIPVMLVEEAEGPEEA; the protein is encoded by the coding sequence ATGGTGGACCCGGAGCTCCTCGCGTTGCTCGTCTGTCCTGTGTGCAGGACCCCGGTTCGCCCGGAAGGGGATTGTCTGGTGTGTACCCGCTGCGGCCGGCGCTATCCGGTGCGGGAAGGCATTCCCGTGATGCTGGTGGAGGAGGCGGAGGGACCCGAGGAGGCGTGA
- a CDS encoding nodulation protein NfeD yields MVQRIRWLFPLVVLMAWGLLWAAAPRPRVYVLRVEGIISPATAIYIQRGIREAERAGAEALVVELDTPGGLMTSMDQITKAILASPVPVIVYVSPPGARAGSAGVFILYAAHVAAMAPTTNVGAATPVFAGGGDQQETENQRALQRKVTEDAVARIRTLAHRRGRNAEWGERAVREAASIPAEEAVRLRVADLLARDVRDLLNRVDGRWVEVRGERIALTTRGAELVALGMDLRERMLDLLADPNIGLILLTIGVYGIIFELNNPGAILPGIVGAIALVLGLTSLAILQVNYAGLALIGLAVLLFLADLFIPGHGILSVGGVISFILGAILLTSNQEPYLRMSIELAVAIALVSAAFFLFAVGAGLRAQRRRPTTGREALLGAVGEARSELTPQGVVFVQGELWTAESVDGRIPEGSRVRVVEVEGLRLKVRKEGTA; encoded by the coding sequence ATGGTGCAGCGGATCAGGTGGCTTTTTCCCCTGGTTGTCCTGATGGCGTGGGGGCTGCTTTGGGCAGCCGCGCCACGGCCCCGGGTGTACGTGCTGCGGGTGGAGGGCATCATCTCCCCGGCCACCGCCATCTACATCCAGCGGGGCATCCGGGAGGCAGAGCGGGCGGGCGCGGAGGCCTTGGTGGTGGAGCTGGATACGCCCGGAGGTCTCATGACCTCCATGGATCAGATCACGAAGGCTATCCTGGCCTCCCCGGTTCCCGTCATCGTATACGTCTCCCCTCCGGGTGCCCGGGCCGGCAGCGCGGGCGTGTTCATCCTCTATGCGGCTCACGTGGCCGCCATGGCGCCCACCACCAACGTGGGGGCCGCCACCCCTGTGTTCGCGGGCGGCGGAGATCAACAGGAGACCGAAAACCAGCGGGCCCTGCAACGCAAGGTCACGGAGGATGCGGTGGCCCGCATCCGCACCCTGGCCCACCGGCGGGGCCGGAACGCGGAGTGGGGAGAGCGGGCCGTGCGGGAGGCGGCCAGCATCCCCGCGGAGGAGGCGGTGCGGTTGCGGGTGGCGGATCTCCTGGCCCGGGACGTGCGGGATCTGCTGAATCGGGTGGACGGTCGGTGGGTGGAGGTGCGGGGGGAGCGGATCGCCCTCACCACCCGGGGCGCGGAGCTGGTAGCTCTGGGGATGGATCTCCGGGAGCGGATGCTGGATCTCCTGGCGGATCCCAACATCGGCCTCATCCTGCTCACCATCGGGGTCTACGGGATCATCTTCGAGCTCAACAACCCTGGGGCCATCCTCCCCGGTATCGTGGGCGCCATCGCCCTCGTGCTGGGGTTGACCTCCCTCGCCATCCTCCAGGTGAACTACGCGGGACTGGCCCTCATCGGGCTCGCGGTGCTCCTGTTCCTCGCGGACCTGTTCATCCCCGGCCACGGCATCCTCTCCGTGGGCGGGGTGATCTCCTTCATCCTCGGGGCCATCCTCCTCACCAGCAACCAGGAGCCGTACCTGCGCATGAGCATCGAGCTCGCGGTGGCCATCGCCCTGGTGAGCGCCGCCTTCTTCCTGTTCGCGGTCGGTGCGGGCCTGCGGGCCCAGCGCCGCCGGCCCACCACGGGGAGGGAGGCCCTGTTGGGGGCCGTAGGGGAGGCCCGATCGGAGCTGACGCCGCAGGGCGTGGTGTTCGTACAGGGGGAGCTGTGGACCGCGGAGTCCGTGGACGGCCGGATCCCGGAGGGAAGCCGGGTCCGCGTGGTGGAGGTGGAGGGGTTGCGACTCAAAGTCCGGAAGGAGGGAACCGCATGA
- the glmS gene encoding glutamine--fructose-6-phosphate transaminase (isomerizing) produces the protein MCGIMGYIGERNAVEVLLDGLRRLEYRGYDSAGIAVVRDGTIAVRKTAGKLGRLVELLEREPVEGSPGIGHTRWATHGQPTDTNAHPHADESGRFAVIHNGIIENFLPLREELLHRGHVFRSDTDTEILAHLIEEEYQGDLAEAVRRAVRRARGAYALVAMCAQEPDRLVAVRMISPLVVGFGQGEMLLASDIPALLPYTRDVLVVEDGEMVVVTKDGARLFRLDGTPVRRDRVHVTWNAEQAERAGYPHFMLKEIFEQPQVLAETLMGRITPEGRVYLEDVRFPEGFVEGLGEIWITACGTAFHAGLYGRMVLERLLRIPVEVDYAHELRYRDPLLGPDTLTVAISQSGETADTLAAARLCRARGSRILAITNVVGSTLSREAHDVLYIRAGPEIAVASTKAYLAMLVAQVLLALFLRERRMGLDVRLHQTLLQELQHLPCKIQEVLNDQEDILHLARRICEAEHLYFIGRGLDYAVALEGSLKLKEISYLHSEAMPAGELKHGTLALVTHGTPVVVVLTQREVYEKTISSLQEVKARGGYVIAVAYADDVEVGRHADAVLRIPRTHDLLSPILAILPLQLLAYHVARERGHDIDQPRNLAKSVTVE, from the coding sequence ATGTGCGGCATCATGGGGTACATCGGGGAGCGCAACGCGGTGGAAGTCCTCCTGGACGGCCTGCGGCGCCTGGAGTACCGGGGGTATGACTCCGCGGGGATCGCGGTGGTCCGGGACGGCACCATCGCGGTGCGGAAGACCGCGGGGAAGCTGGGGCGCCTGGTGGAGCTCCTGGAACGGGAGCCCGTGGAGGGCAGCCCGGGCATTGGACACACCCGTTGGGCCACCCACGGGCAGCCCACGGACACCAACGCCCACCCGCATGCGGATGAGTCCGGGCGGTTCGCGGTGATCCACAACGGCATCATCGAGAACTTCCTCCCCCTGCGGGAGGAGCTTCTGCATCGCGGGCACGTCTTCCGGTCGGACACGGACACGGAGATCCTCGCCCACCTCATCGAGGAGGAATACCAGGGGGATCTTGCAGAGGCCGTCCGCCGTGCGGTGCGGCGGGCCCGGGGGGCATATGCCCTCGTGGCCATGTGCGCGCAGGAGCCTGACCGCCTGGTGGCCGTGCGGATGATCAGCCCGCTCGTGGTGGGCTTCGGTCAGGGCGAGATGCTCCTCGCCTCCGACATCCCAGCCCTCCTTCCGTACACCAGGGACGTGCTGGTGGTGGAGGACGGGGAGATGGTGGTGGTCACAAAGGACGGGGCGCGCCTGTTCCGTCTGGACGGTACCCCCGTGAGGCGGGACAGGGTACACGTGACCTGGAACGCGGAGCAGGCGGAGCGCGCGGGCTACCCGCACTTCATGCTGAAGGAGATCTTCGAGCAACCTCAGGTTCTTGCGGAGACCCTGATGGGCCGCATCACCCCCGAGGGGAGGGTCTACCTGGAGGATGTGCGTTTCCCTGAGGGGTTCGTGGAGGGGCTCGGGGAGATCTGGATCACCGCGTGCGGCACCGCCTTCCACGCGGGGCTGTACGGTCGGATGGTGCTGGAGCGCCTGCTTCGAATTCCGGTGGAGGTGGATTACGCGCACGAGCTCCGCTACCGAGATCCCCTGTTGGGCCCGGACACCCTCACCGTGGCTATCAGCCAGTCTGGGGAGACCGCGGACACCTTGGCGGCCGCCCGCCTGTGCCGGGCCCGGGGTTCCCGGATCCTGGCTATCACCAACGTGGTGGGCAGCACCCTGAGCCGGGAGGCCCACGACGTCCTCTACATCCGGGCGGGCCCGGAGATCGCGGTGGCCAGCACGAAAGCCTATCTGGCCATGCTGGTGGCCCAGGTGCTCCTGGCCCTCTTCCTCCGGGAGCGCCGGATGGGGCTGGATGTGCGCCTCCACCAGACCCTGCTGCAGGAGCTGCAGCACCTGCCCTGCAAGATACAGGAAGTCCTGAACGACCAGGAGGACATCCTCCACCTGGCACGCCGGATCTGCGAGGCGGAGCACCTGTACTTCATCGGCCGGGGTCTGGACTACGCGGTGGCCCTGGAGGGTTCCCTCAAGCTCAAGGAGATCAGCTACCTCCACTCCGAGGCCATGCCCGCGGGAGAGCTGAAGCACGGAACCCTGGCCCTGGTCACCCATGGCACCCCCGTGGTGGTGGTGCTCACCCAGCGGGAGGTGTACGAGAAGACCATCAGCAGCCTCCAGGAAGTAAAGGCCCGGGGCGGGTACGTGATCGCCGTGGCCTACGCGGACGACGTAGAGGTAGGCAGGCACGCAGACGCGGTCCTCCGCATTCCCCGCACCCACGACCTCCTGAGCCCCATCCTGGCCATTCTGCCCCTGCAGCTGCTGGCCTATCACGTGGCCCGGGAGCGGGGGCACGACATCGATCAACCCCGCAACCTCGCCAAGAGCGTCACCGTGGAGTAA
- a CDS encoding holo-ACP synthase, producing MRILGIGVDLVEVPRIQRALARWGGRFVARIFTESERLRAGGGPNRVLRLAARFAAKEAVMKALGTGRKGVGWREVEITNDPTGRPRVRLWGRAARVARRRGIREVHVSLTHGHEYAAAFAVAEGEEPGEEER from the coding sequence GTGAGGATTCTCGGCATCGGCGTGGACCTGGTGGAGGTCCCCCGCATCCAGCGGGCCCTGGCGCGGTGGGGGGGGCGATTTGTGGCGCGCATCTTCACCGAGTCCGAGCGGCTGCGGGCGGGCGGGGGCCCCAACCGGGTCTTGCGGCTCGCCGCCCGGTTCGCAGCGAAGGAGGCGGTGATGAAGGCCCTGGGGACCGGCCGCAAGGGGGTGGGCTGGCGGGAGGTGGAGATTACCAACGACCCCACGGGTCGACCCCGGGTGCGGCTTTGGGGGCGGGCCGCCCGGGTGGCGCGGCGGAGGGGGATCCGAGAGGTCCATGTCTCCCTCACGCACGGGCACGAGTACGCCGCGGCCTTCGCGGTCGCGGAGGGGGAGGAACCGGGGGAGGAGGAGCGATGA
- the alr gene encoding alanine racemase, which produces MRPVQVEVDLGAIRHNVGTVGRVLGRSTQLLAVVKADAYGHGMVPVAKAAVEAGAAWLGVAFPSEARVLREAGVSAPILVLGPAEPEEMLELAPHQVSFTVFSPGSLEAARRAAVRSAFGLAIHLEVDTGMRRFGFPPEEVLPVADAITSTPGLHLEGVYTHFATADEDLAFARSQLQRFQEVLAVLEARGHRVPFRHAANSAATFTLRDAHYDLVRVGIALYGLSPGVPTPTLQPALRLVARVAQVRRVPQGTRVGYGGIYRTSRETTLVTVPVGYADGLPRALSEGGMAFFRETRVPYAGRVCMDALMLDVGDLPAEEGDEVELLGPHVPVEEVARTCGTIPHEIVSRLSPRLPRVYR; this is translated from the coding sequence ATGCGGCCCGTCCAAGTTGAGGTGGATCTCGGCGCCATCCGCCACAACGTGGGGACGGTAGGCCGTGTGCTGGGCCGATCCACGCAGCTCCTGGCGGTGGTGAAGGCGGACGCCTACGGGCACGGCATGGTGCCCGTCGCAAAAGCCGCGGTGGAGGCCGGAGCGGCATGGCTGGGGGTAGCCTTTCCCTCGGAGGCTAGGGTCCTGCGGGAAGCCGGGGTCTCCGCCCCCATACTGGTGCTGGGCCCCGCGGAGCCGGAGGAGATGCTGGAACTCGCGCCCCATCAGGTTTCGTTCACGGTTTTCTCGCCCGGGAGTCTGGAGGCTGCGCGGCGGGCCGCGGTCCGCTCCGCCTTCGGCCTCGCGATCCACCTCGAGGTGGACACGGGGATGCGGCGGTTCGGATTCCCCCCTGAGGAGGTTCTGCCCGTGGCGGACGCCATCACCTCCACGCCCGGCCTGCACCTGGAGGGAGTCTATACCCACTTCGCCACCGCGGATGAGGACCTCGCCTTTGCCCGGAGCCAGCTGCAGCGGTTCCAGGAGGTCCTGGCTGTCCTGGAAGCGAGAGGGCATCGGGTGCCCTTCCGGCACGCGGCGAACAGTGCCGCCACCTTCACCCTGCGGGACGCCCACTACGACCTGGTGCGGGTGGGAATCGCCCTGTACGGCCTCTCCCCCGGCGTGCCGACCCCCACGCTGCAGCCCGCCCTGCGCCTGGTTGCCCGGGTGGCGCAGGTGCGACGGGTTCCGCAGGGTACCCGGGTCGGGTACGGGGGGATCTACCGCACCTCGCGGGAGACCACCCTCGTTACGGTGCCCGTAGGGTATGCGGACGGGCTTCCCCGGGCACTGTCCGAGGGCGGGATGGCCTTCTTCCGGGAAACCCGGGTGCCGTACGCGGGGCGGGTGTGCATGGACGCCCTCATGCTGGACGTGGGTGATCTCCCCGCGGAGGAGGGGGACGAGGTGGAGCTGCTGGGACCTCACGTGCCCGTGGAGGAGGTGGCGAGGACGTGCGGTACCATCCCGCACGAGATCGTCTCCCGCCTCTCCCCGCGCCTGCCCAGGGTCTATCGGTAG